One stretch of Streptomyces hygroscopicus DNA includes these proteins:
- a CDS encoding FAD-linked oxidase — protein MNDTFPRELRQALAETSAPLLEGADVLPYLDDRSGAAGARALAVVLPGDAAEVATVLRLAHRHRVPVVTRGAGTGLSGGATAVGGCLVLSTERLNRIVEISPEDEVAVVQPGVINADLNTALAGHGLYYAPDPASHAISTIGGNIATNAGGLRSAKYGVTRDSVLALDVVLADGTALRTGHRSVKGVTGLDLTALFVGSEGTLGVIVGATVRLRPLPVATATVSAYYPSVRAALDGVRQISRTGVVPAVAELIDHPSLRNIDENSGSRLTDGGHVLLLVQTDGHAAVAEAEDIVTALRHTGGDARRLSDEAEAERLWELRRSGRGRTRPLWTVGEDVAVPKSKVARMYEEGERIGRRHGLDFASVAHAADGNLHPVLSRPVPESVAATVPAPPELDAAADELVRAALALGGTITGEHGVGVTKRRWLEDELGPAGLALQRGIKAVFDPLGILNPGKAL, from the coding sequence GTGAACGACACGTTCCCGCGGGAGCTGCGCCAAGCCCTCGCCGAGACCTCCGCACCACTGCTCGAGGGAGCGGACGTCCTGCCGTACCTCGACGACCGCTCCGGAGCGGCCGGGGCCCGGGCGCTCGCCGTCGTACTCCCCGGCGACGCGGCCGAGGTCGCCACCGTGCTGAGACTCGCCCACCGGCATCGCGTCCCCGTGGTGACCCGCGGCGCGGGCACCGGCCTTTCCGGTGGCGCGACCGCCGTCGGCGGCTGCCTGGTGCTCAGCACCGAACGGCTGAACCGCATTGTAGAGATCTCGCCCGAGGACGAGGTGGCCGTCGTCCAGCCCGGGGTGATCAACGCCGATCTCAACACCGCGCTCGCCGGTCACGGCCTGTACTACGCGCCCGACCCGGCCAGCCACGCCATCTCCACCATCGGCGGGAACATCGCCACCAACGCGGGCGGGCTGCGCTCGGCCAAGTACGGCGTCACCCGTGACTCCGTGCTGGCGCTCGATGTCGTGCTCGCCGACGGAACCGCACTGCGCACCGGCCACCGCAGCGTCAAAGGGGTCACCGGCCTGGACCTGACCGCCCTGTTCGTCGGTTCCGAGGGCACCCTCGGAGTGATCGTCGGCGCCACCGTGCGGCTGCGTCCGCTCCCGGTGGCCACCGCCACGGTCAGCGCGTACTACCCCTCCGTGCGGGCGGCACTGGACGGCGTACGGCAGATCTCGCGCACCGGCGTCGTCCCGGCGGTCGCCGAACTGATCGACCACCCCAGCCTCCGCAACATCGACGAGAACAGCGGCTCCCGGCTCACCGACGGCGGCCATGTCCTGCTGCTGGTGCAGACCGACGGACACGCCGCCGTGGCCGAGGCCGAGGACATCGTCACGGCGCTGCGCCACACCGGCGGGGACGCGCGCCGGCTCTCCGATGAGGCGGAGGCCGAACGGCTGTGGGAGCTGCGCCGTTCCGGACGCGGCCGCACCCGCCCGCTGTGGACCGTCGGCGAGGACGTCGCCGTACCCAAGTCGAAGGTGGCGCGGATGTACGAGGAGGGAGAGCGGATCGGGCGACGGCACGGGCTGGACTTCGCGTCCGTCGCACACGCGGCCGACGGCAATCTGCACCCCGTGCTCTCCCGGCCGGTGCCCGAGTCAGTCGCCGCCACGGTCCCCGCGCCACCCGAACTGGACGCCGCCGCAGATGAGTTGGTGCGCGCGGCGCTCGCCCTCGGCGGCACCATCACCGGCGAGCACGGGGTGGGTGTCACCAAGCGGCGTTGGCTGGAGGACGAACTCGGCCCGGCCGGACTCGCCCTCCAGCGCGGCATCAAGGCCGTCTTCGACCCGCTCGGCATCCTCAACCCCGGCAAGGCCCTCTGA
- a CDS encoding ABC transporter related protein — MIRVEKLHKTFGTGTRARPVLHDVGLNIAQGTIGAVVGPSGAGKSTLARCVNLLERPTSGRVLVAGTDVTDLPERELRHARRAIGTVFQSANLLRRRTAAENVAMPLRYLGVTAREEKLRVAELLERVGLTDRADYYPAQLSGGQRQRVGIARALALRPKVLLSDEATSGLDPAATRSVLALLRELRTDLDLAILLITHEMEVVREVADTAALLREGRVVESGPVHQLVADPHSALGNALLPDRPVSSGRPGLGTWRLTYQGHAVPTDWLTRLGADHGLDVHLLSATVEEIARRTAGRATVAVSHDRADELTSALDGWGIHAEPLPWDHGTPAEEPASSESASEAVAETAEEAVV, encoded by the coding sequence GTGATCCGTGTAGAGAAACTGCACAAGACCTTCGGTACCGGTACCCGTGCGCGGCCGGTACTCCATGACGTCGGCCTGAACATCGCGCAGGGCACCATCGGCGCCGTCGTCGGCCCCAGCGGCGCGGGGAAGAGCACCCTGGCCCGCTGCGTCAATCTGCTCGAACGCCCCACATCCGGGCGGGTCCTGGTGGCCGGAACCGATGTGACGGACCTCCCGGAACGTGAGCTCCGCCATGCGCGGCGGGCCATCGGAACGGTTTTCCAGTCGGCCAATCTGCTGCGCCGGCGTACGGCGGCGGAGAACGTCGCGATGCCACTGAGGTATCTCGGCGTGACCGCGCGGGAGGAGAAGCTCCGCGTCGCCGAACTGCTGGAGCGGGTCGGTCTCACGGACCGGGCCGACTACTACCCGGCCCAGCTCTCCGGTGGCCAGCGCCAACGCGTGGGCATCGCACGGGCGTTGGCGTTGCGACCCAAGGTGCTGCTGTCCGACGAGGCCACCTCCGGTCTCGACCCCGCCGCCACCCGGTCCGTCCTCGCCCTGCTGCGCGAGCTGCGCACCGACCTGGATCTGGCCATCCTCCTGATCACCCATGAGATGGAGGTGGTCCGCGAAGTGGCGGACACCGCCGCCCTGCTGCGCGAGGGGCGCGTCGTCGAGTCGGGGCCCGTCCACCAGCTGGTGGCCGACCCGCACTCCGCGCTCGGCAACGCGCTGCTTCCCGACCGGCCGGTCTCCTCGGGCCGGCCGGGGCTCGGCACATGGCGGCTCACCTATCAGGGGCACGCGGTGCCCACGGACTGGCTGACGCGGCTCGGTGCGGACCACGGGCTGGACGTCCATCTGCTGTCCGCGACGGTGGAGGAGATCGCCCGGCGGACCGCGGGCCGTGCGACCGTCGCGGTCAGCCACGACCGGGCGGACGAGCTGACCTCCGCCCTGGACGGCTGGGGCATCCACGCCGAACCACTGCCCTGGGACCACGGCACCCCGGCCGAAGAACCGGCATCCTCCGAATCGGCGTCCGAGGCGGTCGCGGAGACGGCCGAGGAGGCGGTCGTATGA
- a CDS encoding ABC transporter permease: MSTDLDKLWPLLFPAIGQTLQMVAAVMLIVVAVGTPVGVVLHNSSPGALFAHRALRATLSWVVNLGRSLPFLILMAAIIPFTRYVAGTTIGVSAAIVPMSLAGIPYFARLVETALREVPREATEAGRAAGGSRLQVIVSVQLAEALPALAGSLTIAIVGMLEFSAIAGTIGAGGIGYLAISYGYERFDTTVMTATIVTLVVMVQVIQFTGDRVVRHLAH, encoded by the coding sequence ATGAGCACCGATCTCGACAAACTCTGGCCGCTGCTCTTCCCCGCGATCGGGCAGACCCTGCAGATGGTCGCGGCGGTCATGCTCATCGTCGTCGCCGTGGGCACTCCGGTGGGCGTGGTGCTCCACAACTCCTCGCCCGGCGCGCTCTTTGCGCACCGGGCCCTGCGGGCCACGCTCAGCTGGGTGGTCAACCTGGGCCGTTCGCTGCCGTTCCTGATCCTGATGGCCGCGATCATTCCGTTCACCCGCTACGTGGCGGGCACGACCATCGGGGTGTCCGCCGCGATCGTGCCCATGTCGCTCGCGGGCATCCCCTACTTCGCACGGCTGGTGGAAACGGCTCTGCGGGAAGTGCCCCGCGAGGCCACCGAAGCGGGGCGCGCCGCGGGCGGCTCACGCCTTCAGGTGATCGTGTCCGTGCAACTGGCGGAGGCGCTGCCCGCGCTCGCGGGGAGCCTGACCATCGCGATCGTCGGCATGCTGGAATTCTCCGCCATCGCCGGGACCATCGGGGCCGGTGGCATCGGCTACCTGGCCATCAGCTACGGCTACGAGCGCTTCGACACGACGGTCATGACCGCCACGATCGTCACGCTCGTCGTCATGGTGCAGGTGATCCAGTTCACCGGCGACCGCGTCGTGCGCCATCTGGCCCACTGA
- a CDS encoding ABC transporter substrate-binding protein: MPFVHDHGFELKSRLPRRLAVTAAISAVALAVSSLAAARVGGEDHPPLGKTLKVGYNQGSIPQSAIVKYIADKVDRDHGITVKPYPVNDANQVNGSTADGKLAANITQHAEWLKVIVANEGYQAKAVQPVFTQAFALYSQKYGSVRELPHGARITLPNDPANQTQALLVLQRVGLIKLKKEVDPLTAQLGDIAENPHDFHWHEVSLDAIARSLPDVDAAINYAYKFRVAKIPIKRRILLPPADERFAIQLVVGNAYADDPAITRLKAAFADPRVARFIKHNLDVETQPAKIPTDQRQRAAP, encoded by the coding sequence ATGCCTTTCGTCCATGACCACGGCTTCGAGCTGAAGTCCAGACTGCCCCGCCGCCTCGCCGTCACGGCCGCGATCAGCGCCGTCGCCCTCGCCGTCAGCTCGCTGGCCGCCGCGCGGGTGGGCGGCGAGGACCACCCGCCCCTGGGAAAGACCCTGAAGGTCGGCTACAACCAGGGGAGCATTCCGCAGAGCGCCATCGTGAAGTACATCGCCGACAAGGTCGACCGGGACCACGGCATCACGGTCAAGCCGTACCCCGTCAACGACGCCAACCAGGTCAACGGCTCGACCGCGGACGGCAAGCTCGCCGCGAACATCACCCAGCACGCCGAGTGGCTCAAGGTCATCGTGGCCAACGAGGGCTACCAGGCGAAGGCCGTCCAGCCTGTCTTCACCCAGGCGTTCGCCCTCTACTCGCAGAAGTACGGCAGCGTGCGGGAACTCCCGCACGGCGCGCGGATCACCCTGCCCAACGACCCGGCGAACCAGACCCAGGCGCTGCTGGTCCTCCAGAGGGTGGGGCTGATCAAACTGAAGAAGGAGGTGGACCCGCTCACCGCACAGCTGGGCGACATCGCCGAGAACCCGCACGACTTCCACTGGCACGAGGTGTCCCTGGACGCCATCGCCCGGTCCCTCCCGGATGTCGACGCCGCCATCAACTACGCCTACAAGTTCCGGGTCGCCAAGATCCCGATCAAGCGGCGCATCCTGCTGCCCCCGGCCGACGAACGCTTCGCCATCCAGCTCGTCGTCGGCAACGCCTACGCCGACGACCCCGCCATCACACGGCTCAAGGCCGCGTTCGCCGACCCCCGGGTGGCCCGGTTCATCAAGCACAACCTCGACGTGGAGACCCAGCCCGCCAAGATCCCCACCGACCAGCGTCAGCGAGCCGCCCCATGA
- a CDS encoding FMN-dependent oxidoreductase, nitrilotriacetatemonooxygenase family: MTLSSGRRHLHLNVNVFQSGIFAGAWRAPDGDPRAAFSLDHYITTARIAEAAKLDAVFLADTPVLTPDIAHRPEYALEPTVILAGIAAHTSRIGLIATASTSYNEPYNIARRFAALDHLSRGRAGFNAVTTAGPAAARNFGLDQAPAHRDRYRRAAEFVGVLGALWDSWDDDALIGDRARGVFADPARIHAIDHRGEFFRVRGPLNTPRSPQGRPVLVQAGGSPDGIELAAGHAEAVFSAAQTLDEGKTYYRAVKSRAAALGRDPDGIVVLPGLSTVVAATRDEALERLNSLQDLIPLRYGLDRLAALLGIDADALDPDAELPWDLIGPAGNVQGLQTFFTVTTGLARRERLTARQLIRRLGGGLGHRVVAGGPADIADTIEEWFISGAADGFNLMPDVLPSGLTAFAEHVIPELRRRGLFRDEYAGATLRDHFGLARPPVARHTPDTAEVLVR; this comes from the coding sequence ATGACCCTCTCGTCCGGCAGGCGACACCTGCACCTCAACGTCAACGTCTTCCAGTCCGGGATCTTCGCGGGTGCGTGGCGCGCCCCCGACGGCGACCCGCGCGCCGCCTTCTCCCTCGACCACTACATCACCACCGCCCGCATCGCCGAGGCCGCGAAACTCGACGCCGTCTTCCTCGCCGACACCCCCGTCCTCACCCCCGACATCGCCCACCGCCCCGAATATGCCCTGGAACCCACCGTGATCCTGGCCGGGATCGCGGCCCACACCAGCCGAATCGGCCTCATCGCCACCGCCTCCACCAGCTACAACGAGCCCTACAACATCGCCCGCCGGTTCGCCGCGCTGGACCACCTCAGCCGGGGCCGTGCCGGGTTCAACGCGGTGACCACGGCCGGTCCCGCCGCCGCCCGCAACTTCGGTCTCGACCAGGCGCCCGCCCACCGCGACCGCTACCGGCGCGCCGCCGAGTTCGTCGGCGTCCTCGGCGCACTGTGGGACAGCTGGGACGACGACGCGCTCATCGGGGACCGCGCGCGCGGTGTGTTCGCCGACCCGGCCCGTATCCACGCCATCGACCACCGGGGCGAGTTCTTCCGCGTCCGGGGGCCGCTGAACACCCCGCGATCGCCGCAGGGCCGCCCCGTCCTCGTCCAGGCGGGCGGATCGCCCGACGGCATCGAGCTCGCCGCCGGGCACGCCGAGGCCGTCTTCAGCGCGGCCCAGACCCTCGACGAGGGCAAGACGTACTACCGGGCCGTCAAGTCCCGCGCCGCCGCGCTCGGCCGCGACCCCGACGGGATCGTGGTGCTGCCCGGCCTGTCGACGGTGGTCGCCGCCACCCGCGACGAGGCGCTGGAGCGGCTGAACAGCCTCCAGGACCTCATCCCGCTCCGCTATGGCCTGGACCGGCTGGCCGCCCTCCTCGGCATCGACGCCGACGCCCTCGACCCGGACGCGGAGCTGCCGTGGGACCTCATCGGCCCCGCCGGGAACGTCCAGGGGCTGCAGACCTTCTTCACCGTCACCACCGGCCTCGCCCGGCGCGAGCGGCTGACCGCCCGGCAGTTGATCCGGCGGCTCGGCGGCGGACTCGGACACCGCGTCGTCGCGGGCGGCCCGGCCGATATCGCCGACACCATCGAGGAGTGGTTCATCTCAGGAGCGGCCGACGGCTTCAATCTGATGCCCGACGTGCTCCCCAGCGGCCTCACGGCCTTCGCCGAACACGTCATCCCCGAGCTGCGCCGCCGGGGGCTGTTCCGGGACGAGTACGCGGGCGCCACGCTGCGCGACCACTTCGGTCTGGCCCGGCCGCCGGTCGCCCGGCACACACCCGACACGGCGGAGGTTCTGGTCCGATGA
- a CDS encoding FMN-dependent oxidoreductase, nitrilotriacetatemonooxygenase family, whose protein sequence is MTRRLSLLVNITGVGNHPGAWTLPGRAPDAYVDPDHHLRVARTAERGALDGVFLADIPALHGDIGQGPGQGLEPSMLLTYLAAATERIGVVFTGSTTFNEPYNLARRVLSLDHASRGRAGWNAVATFFPGAARNFGLDTVPDPGTRYRRAEEFIGLVHRLWDSWEDGALIADTGGARFADPGRIHSADHTGEFFDVAGPLNVPRSPQGRPVTVQAGASPQGVALAGRFAEAVYTPLLDHEAARDYRARLAGQARRYGRDLSGIRLLPGLTPVIGSTEAEARARFAALEAGVHQDARQLARVARTLGLDPATTDPEAPLTEAQLSGPPPDRLPTGFFRTHAEIARREGLSLAGLAARTIGGHRSVVGTPERIADDITDWWSAGLVDGFTLLPDALPDGLDTFVDHVVPILRERGVFRHAYTGTTLRDHLGLPVPAPSYESSDRKGATAR, encoded by the coding sequence ATGACACGCCGACTCAGTCTGCTGGTGAACATCACCGGCGTCGGAAACCACCCCGGGGCCTGGACCCTGCCCGGCCGGGCTCCGGACGCCTACGTCGACCCGGACCACCATCTGCGGGTGGCCCGTACCGCCGAGCGCGGCGCCCTCGACGGGGTGTTCCTGGCCGACATCCCCGCCCTCCACGGCGACATCGGCCAGGGCCCCGGGCAGGGCCTGGAACCCTCGATGCTGCTGACCTACCTCGCGGCCGCCACCGAGCGCATCGGGGTCGTCTTCACCGGGTCCACCACCTTCAACGAGCCCTACAACCTCGCCCGCCGGGTCCTCTCGCTCGACCACGCCTCGCGGGGGCGCGCCGGATGGAACGCGGTCGCCACCTTCTTCCCCGGGGCGGCGCGGAACTTCGGTCTCGACACCGTGCCCGACCCCGGCACCCGCTACCGCCGGGCGGAGGAGTTCATCGGCCTGGTGCACCGGCTGTGGGATTCCTGGGAGGACGGCGCACTCATCGCGGACACCGGTGGCGCGCGTTTCGCCGACCCCGGCCGGATTCACTCCGCGGACCACACCGGCGAGTTCTTCGACGTCGCGGGGCCGCTCAATGTGCCGCGCTCCCCGCAGGGCCGTCCCGTGACGGTGCAGGCCGGGGCCTCGCCACAGGGTGTGGCCCTCGCGGGACGCTTCGCCGAGGCCGTCTACACCCCGCTCCTCGACCACGAGGCGGCGCGCGACTACCGCGCCCGGCTCGCCGGACAGGCGCGGCGGTACGGACGTGACCTGTCCGGCATCCGGCTGCTGCCCGGCCTCACCCCGGTGATCGGCAGCACGGAGGCGGAGGCCCGCGCGCGCTTCGCCGCACTGGAGGCGGGCGTACACCAGGACGCGCGGCAGCTCGCCCGGGTGGCCCGTACCCTCGGCCTCGACCCCGCCACCACGGACCCCGAAGCCCCGCTGACCGAGGCCCAGTTGTCGGGGCCACCGCCTGACCGGCTGCCCACCGGGTTCTTTCGCACCCATGCCGAGATCGCCCGTCGTGAGGGACTGTCCCTGGCCGGGCTCGCCGCCCGCACCATCGGCGGCCACCGGTCGGTCGTCGGCACCCCCGAACGGATCGCGGACGACATCACCGACTGGTGGTCGGCCGGTCTGGTGGACGGCTTCACCCTGCTGCCCGACGCACTGCCCGACGGGCTGGACACCTTCGTCGACCACGTCGTGCCGATCCTGCGGGAACGCGGTGTCTTCCGCCACGCTTACACGGGCACGACCCTCCGCGACCACCTGGGGCTCCCCGTACCGGCACCCTCATACGAGTCCTCCGATCGGAAAGGGGCCACGGCCCGATGA
- a CDS encoding acyl-CoA dehydrogenase has protein sequence MNTTTAPRTVTVREVLNRVPELTASLCVDTARREAERELPYGSMDAVRTSAIGCLRVPAAYGGPGASLVDVFRAVIDLAEADSNVAQALRPHFGFIEKLISDGGKEDRQRWFAAALAGELFGNATGETTAKHPGDIHTALVPDGDRYRLSGTKYYSTGSLFADWVVIAAKNHLDQRVRVVLPHDRPGLRLIDDWDGMGQRMTASGTTELDDVEVFPHEVVVDEAVGVRRTHLGAYHQLFLAAVETGIAKNAVRDAIGYARDRARAVRHSGVDRAVQDPFVQHTVGEIAALGYGAEATVLRAAAAIDRALAGPRGEDGIAGGEPALAEAATEVAQAQVVAAQAALRAAERLYDVGGASATRREFNFDRHWRNARTLVSHNPIAHKARVVGDYLLNAEPPPLTGFF, from the coding sequence ATGAACACCACCACCGCCCCACGGACCGTCACGGTACGGGAAGTCCTCAACCGGGTACCGGAGTTGACCGCCTCGCTCTGCGTCGACACGGCGCGCCGCGAGGCCGAGCGGGAACTGCCGTACGGGTCCATGGACGCGGTGCGGACCAGTGCCATCGGATGTCTGCGGGTCCCGGCGGCGTACGGCGGCCCGGGGGCGAGCCTCGTGGACGTCTTCCGGGCCGTCATCGACCTCGCGGAGGCCGACTCCAATGTGGCACAGGCGCTCCGCCCGCATTTCGGATTCATCGAGAAGCTCATCAGCGACGGTGGGAAGGAAGACCGGCAGCGGTGGTTCGCCGCGGCGCTGGCGGGCGAACTCTTCGGCAACGCCACCGGGGAGACCACCGCCAAGCACCCCGGCGACATCCACACCGCGCTGGTGCCCGACGGCGACCGCTACCGGCTGAGCGGCACGAAGTACTACAGCACCGGCAGCCTGTTCGCCGACTGGGTGGTCATCGCCGCGAAGAACCACCTCGACCAGCGCGTCCGCGTCGTACTCCCCCACGACCGCCCCGGGCTGCGGCTGATCGACGACTGGGACGGCATGGGCCAGCGCATGACGGCGAGCGGCACCACGGAGCTGGACGACGTGGAGGTGTTCCCGCATGAGGTCGTCGTGGACGAGGCCGTGGGAGTGCGCCGGACCCATCTCGGCGCGTACCACCAGCTCTTCCTCGCCGCCGTGGAGACCGGCATCGCCAAGAACGCGGTCCGCGACGCGATCGGCTACGCGCGCGACCGGGCCCGCGCGGTCCGGCACAGCGGCGTCGACCGCGCGGTCCAGGACCCGTTCGTGCAGCACACCGTGGGCGAGATCGCGGCGCTCGGGTACGGGGCCGAGGCCACCGTGTTGCGCGCGGCCGCCGCCATCGACCGTGCCCTCGCCGGTCCCCGCGGCGAGGACGGCATCGCGGGCGGCGAACCGGCGCTCGCCGAGGCGGCCACCGAGGTGGCGCAGGCGCAGGTGGTCGCCGCCCAGGCGGCCCTGCGAGCCGCGGAGCGGCTGTACGACGTGGGCGGGGCCTCGGCCACCCGGCGCGAGTTCAACTTCGACCGCCACTGGCGCAACGCCCGCACCCTGGTCAGCCACAATCCGATCGCTCACAAGGCACGTGTGGTGGGCGACTACCTCCTCAACGCCGAACCACCGCCGCTGACGGGGTTCTTCTGA
- a CDS encoding aldo/keto reductase, with protein MPCPLNVPKANVPKAKEDTEEMTTYRTLGRTGVKVSPLTLGAMNFGAWANRDHDDAIKIIHQALDAGINVIDTADVYSQGENEEIVSKALADGRRDEVFLATKFHGQIGDNPNHQGNSRRWIHRAVEDSLRRLGTDYIDLYQAHRPDPATDFEETLGALDDLVRQGKIRYFGTTTFEPHQIVEGQWIAERLRLRRPVTEQPPYSILARAVERAVLPVAERYGLGVLPWSPLAGGWLSGRYRKGDTAHAVSSRLERQPHRHDPELAANRRKREAAEQLAELADEAGLSLIHLSLAFVLEHPAVSTVIIGPRTQEHLTSQLGAADVRLSPDVLDRIDEIVSPGTTISPADEGYQPPSLTDPATRRRPAARD; from the coding sequence GTGCCTTGCCCCCTGAACGTCCCGAAAGCGAACGTCCCGAAAGCGAAGGAAGACACCGAAGAGATGACCACGTACCGCACCCTCGGCCGCACCGGCGTGAAGGTCAGCCCTCTGACGCTCGGCGCGATGAACTTCGGCGCCTGGGCCAACCGTGACCATGACGACGCCATCAAGATCATTCACCAGGCCCTCGACGCGGGGATCAACGTCATCGACACCGCCGACGTGTACTCCCAGGGCGAGAACGAGGAGATCGTCAGCAAGGCGCTCGCGGACGGCCGCCGCGACGAGGTGTTCCTCGCGACCAAGTTCCACGGCCAGATCGGCGACAACCCGAATCACCAGGGCAACTCACGTCGCTGGATCCACCGGGCCGTCGAGGACAGCCTGCGCCGCCTGGGCACCGATTACATCGACCTCTACCAAGCCCACCGACCCGACCCCGCCACCGACTTCGAGGAGACGCTCGGCGCACTCGACGACCTCGTACGGCAGGGCAAGATCCGTTACTTCGGCACCACGACCTTCGAGCCCCACCAGATCGTCGAGGGCCAGTGGATCGCCGAGCGTCTGCGCCTCCGGCGTCCCGTCACCGAGCAGCCCCCGTACTCCATCCTGGCCCGGGCGGTGGAGCGTGCGGTGCTGCCCGTCGCCGAGCGGTACGGGCTGGGTGTCCTGCCGTGGAGCCCGCTGGCCGGTGGCTGGTTGTCCGGTCGCTACCGCAAGGGGGACACGGCACACGCCGTGTCCAGCCGTCTGGAGCGCCAGCCGCACCGGCACGATCCGGAGCTGGCGGCCAACCGGCGCAAGCGCGAGGCGGCGGAACAGCTCGCCGAGCTGGCCGACGAGGCGGGCCTGTCGCTGATCCACCTGTCGCTGGCGTTCGTGCTGGAGCACCCGGCCGTGTCGACGGTGATCATCGGCCCGCGCACCCAGGAGCATCTGACGAGCCAGCTCGGCGCCGCGGACGTCCGTCTCTCGCCGGACGTGCTCGACCGGATCGACGAGATCGTGTCGCCCGGCACCACGATCAGCCCGGCCGACGAGGGCTACCAGCCCCCGTCACTCACCGACCCGGCCACCCGCCGCCGTCCGGCCGCGCGCGACTGA
- a CDS encoding ABC transporter related protein, with protein sequence MATHVGGLIVTTPEAGAAVRIEGLVRAFGTRKVLDGLDLSLRAGEFVAMLGRSGSGKSTVLRALAGVDHDAGGEGVLSAPAHVSMVFQDARLLPWKRVLANVALGLTGADAEERARTALAEVGLAGREDAWPVELSGGEQQRVSLARSLVREPELLLADEPFGALDALTRTRMHTLLARLYERHRPAVLLVTHDVDEAIALADRVVVLDGGRIAADLAVDVPAPRRPAGPEYAALRERLLARLGVDPPIERVETGTA encoded by the coding sequence ATGGCGACGCACGTTGGCGGGCTGATAGTCACCACCCCGGAAGCCGGGGCGGCCGTCCGTATCGAGGGGCTCGTACGGGCCTTCGGCACGCGCAAGGTGCTGGACGGGCTCGATCTGAGCCTGCGCGCCGGGGAGTTCGTGGCCATGCTCGGCCGCAGCGGCTCAGGCAAGAGCACCGTGCTGCGGGCGCTCGCCGGAGTCGACCACGACGCCGGCGGCGAAGGCGTACTGAGCGCGCCCGCCCATGTGTCGATGGTCTTCCAGGACGCCCGGCTGCTGCCGTGGAAACGGGTGCTGGCCAATGTCGCACTGGGGCTCACGGGCGCGGACGCCGAGGAGCGGGCACGCACCGCGCTCGCCGAGGTGGGTCTGGCCGGACGGGAGGACGCCTGGCCGGTGGAGCTGTCAGGCGGTGAGCAGCAACGGGTCTCGCTCGCCCGCTCCCTGGTACGTGAGCCCGAACTGCTCCTCGCGGACGAGCCGTTCGGCGCGCTCGACGCGCTCACCAGGACCCGTATGCACACTCTTCTGGCCCGTCTGTACGAGCGGCACCGTCCCGCCGTGCTGCTGGTCACCCACGACGTGGACGAGGCGATCGCACTCGCCGACCGGGTCGTGGTCCTGGACGGGGGCCGGATCGCCGCCGACCTCGCCGTGGACGTTCCGGCACCGCGTCGACCCGCCGGTCCCGAGTACGCCGCGCTGCGCGAGCGACTGCTCGCCCGGCTGGGCGTGGACCCGCCCATCGAGCGGGTGGAGACGGGTACGGCGTGA
- a CDS encoding ABC-type transporter, integral membrane subunit, whose translation MSTDTTGERLSLVTTVKDAPAPRSVRRGRVRRRLGPGRPIPYGRAIGPVLLLAVWSAGSATGLIDARNLSAPWTVVTTAGDLIADGRLQSNVWTSAVRALSGLAYGTAAGLVLALIAGLSRLGEGVIDGPVQIKRSIPSLALIPLLILWFGIGESMKVITIALGALVPVYIHTHNALRTIDSRYVELAETLGLSRPRFLLHIVLPGALPGFLLGMRFAVTAAWLALAVVEQVNATSGIGYMMGLARTYGQTDIIIVGLVVYGLLGLLSDGLVRLVERRALSWRRTLAG comes from the coding sequence ATGAGCACGGACACCACCGGCGAGCGGCTGTCCCTCGTCACGACGGTGAAAGACGCCCCGGCGCCCCGGAGCGTCCGGCGCGGGCGGGTGCGCCGCCGCCTCGGCCCCGGCCGGCCCATCCCGTACGGCAGGGCGATCGGCCCCGTTCTGCTGCTCGCGGTCTGGTCGGCCGGATCGGCCACCGGCCTCATCGACGCGCGCAACCTGTCCGCCCCCTGGACGGTGGTGACCACGGCCGGTGACCTCATCGCGGACGGCAGGCTCCAGTCCAACGTGTGGACCTCCGCCGTGCGGGCCCTGTCCGGACTGGCGTACGGGACGGCCGCCGGGCTCGTGCTGGCGCTGATCGCGGGGCTCAGCAGGCTCGGCGAGGGGGTGATCGACGGCCCGGTGCAGATCAAACGAAGCATTCCCTCCCTCGCTCTCATCCCGTTGCTGATCCTGTGGTTCGGCATCGGGGAGTCCATGAAGGTCATCACGATCGCCCTCGGTGCCCTCGTCCCGGTCTACATCCACACCCACAACGCGCTGCGCACCATCGACAGCCGGTACGTCGAACTCGCCGAGACGCTGGGGCTGAGCCGCCCGCGCTTCCTGCTGCACATCGTGCTGCCGGGCGCGCTGCCCGGCTTCCTCCTCGGGATGCGCTTCGCCGTGACCGCCGCCTGGCTGGCCCTGGCCGTCGTCGAACAGGTCAACGCCACCAGCGGGATCGGCTACATGATGGGCCTCGCCCGGACGTACGGGCAGACCGACATCATCATCGTCGGTCTCGTCGTCTACGGACTTCTGGGGCTGCTCTCCGACGGACTGGTACGGCTCGTGGAGAGGAGGGCCCTGTCATGGCGACGCACGTTGGCGGGCTGA